A genomic window from Pseudocitrobacter corydidari includes:
- a CDS encoding PTS ascorbate transporter subunit IIC yields the protein MFILETLNFVVDILKVPSVLVGLIALIGLVAQKKSFSDVVKGTIKTILGFIVLGGGASVLVGSLNPLGGMFEHAFNIQGIIPNNEAIVSIALEKYGASTALIMAFGMVANIIVARFTRLKYIFLTGHHTFYMACMIGVILTVAGFDGIGLVFTGSLILGLVMAFFPALAQRYMKRITGTDDIAFGHFGTLGYVLSGWIGSVCGKGSRSTEEMNLPKNLSFLRDSSISISLTMIIIYMILAVSAGREYVETQLSGGQNYLVYSIIQAITFAAGVFIILQGVRLILAEIVPAFTGFSEKLVPNARPALDCPVVYPYAPNAVLIGFLFSFLGGLVGLFLLGQFKLVLILPGVVPHFFTGATAGVFGNATGGRRGAMIGAFANGLLITFLPVLLLPVLGAIGFANTTFSDADFGVVGIIMGNLARYLSPMAITGLVVALFALLVVYNIVKSKPNAQQQDTGAKS from the coding sequence ATGTTTATCCTTGAAACGCTAAATTTTGTTGTCGATATTCTTAAAGTCCCTTCCGTTCTGGTCGGGTTAATTGCCTTAATTGGCCTCGTGGCACAGAAAAAATCCTTTTCTGATGTGGTGAAAGGCACCATCAAAACCATTCTCGGTTTCATTGTGCTGGGCGGCGGCGCATCCGTGCTGGTGGGTTCACTGAATCCACTCGGCGGGATGTTCGAGCACGCGTTCAACATTCAGGGCATCATTCCTAACAACGAAGCGATCGTCTCTATCGCGCTGGAAAAATATGGCGCATCGACGGCGCTCATCATGGCCTTCGGCATGGTGGCCAATATCATCGTCGCCCGCTTCACGCGCCTGAAGTACATCTTCCTGACCGGGCACCATACGTTTTATATGGCGTGCATGATCGGTGTGATTTTGACGGTGGCAGGCTTTGACGGCATTGGTCTGGTCTTTACCGGTTCGCTGATTCTCGGGCTGGTGATGGCCTTCTTCCCGGCGCTGGCGCAGCGTTACATGAAGCGTATTACCGGCACTGACGATATCGCGTTTGGTCACTTCGGCACGCTGGGTTATGTGCTTTCTGGCTGGATTGGCAGCGTGTGCGGGAAAGGTTCACGCTCTACCGAAGAGATGAACCTGCCGAAAAATCTGAGCTTCCTGCGCGACAGCTCCATCTCTATCTCGCTCACCATGATCATTATTTACATGATTCTGGCCGTCAGTGCCGGACGTGAATATGTCGAAACCCAGCTCAGCGGCGGGCAAAACTATCTGGTCTATTCCATCATTCAGGCCATCACCTTTGCGGCGGGCGTGTTCATCATCCTACAGGGTGTGCGGTTAATCCTCGCGGAAATCGTCCCGGCCTTTACCGGCTTCTCGGAAAAACTGGTGCCTAACGCCCGACCGGCGCTGGATTGCCCGGTGGTGTACCCGTATGCGCCTAACGCGGTTTTAATTGGTTTCCTGTTCAGCTTCCTCGGCGGGCTGGTCGGTTTGTTCCTGCTCGGTCAGTTCAAGCTGGTACTGATTCTCCCCGGCGTCGTGCCGCACTTCTTCACCGGCGCAACCGCTGGCGTATTTGGTAACGCCACAGGCGGGCGTCGCGGCGCGATGATCGGCGCGTTTGCCAATGGCCTGCTGATCACCTTCCTCCCGGTATTGCTGTTGCCAGTGCTTGGCGCGATTGGCTTCGCGAATACCACCTTCTCCGACGCGGATTTCGGCGTCGTTGGCATCATCATGGGTAACCTGGCGCGCTACCTCTCGCCGATGGCAATTACCGGCCTGGTGGTGGCGCTGTTCGCGCTACTGGTGGTCTACAACATCGTGAAAAGTAAACCTAACGCGCAGCAGCAGGACACAGGAGCAAAATCATAA
- a CDS encoding LrgB family protein has translation MSNFQLSVLCLAITLVLYFANKRLYRRFRKLPLMPLVLTPVLLVLMLVFGHISYQNYMGEAHWLLWLLGPATIAFAVPVYDNLAIIKRHWMSLSAGVITATVVAVTSSVWLARLFTLPDEIQRSLAVRSVTTPFALAAAKPLGGQPDLVALFVVVTGVFGMAIGDVLFLRLSIREGMAKGAGFGAASHGAGTARSYELGPQEGVVASLVMMLSGVVMVLVAPLVGWVMF, from the coding sequence ATGAGTAACTTTCAACTGAGCGTGCTGTGCCTTGCCATTACGCTGGTGCTCTATTTCGCCAATAAACGACTCTATCGCCGCTTTCGCAAACTGCCGCTGATGCCGCTGGTATTAACCCCGGTTCTGCTGGTGCTAATGCTGGTATTCGGCCATATCTCCTATCAAAACTATATGGGGGAAGCGCACTGGCTGCTGTGGCTACTGGGCCCGGCGACCATCGCGTTTGCCGTGCCGGTGTATGACAATCTGGCGATCATCAAGCGCCACTGGATGTCGCTGTCTGCCGGGGTGATTACCGCAACCGTGGTGGCGGTGACCAGTTCCGTATGGCTGGCGCGTTTATTTACGCTGCCCGATGAAATTCAGCGCAGCCTGGCGGTGCGCTCGGTGACCACGCCGTTTGCGCTGGCGGCGGCTAAACCGCTCGGCGGGCAGCCGGATCTGGTCGCGTTGTTTGTGGTGGTGACCGGCGTCTTTGGCATGGCGATTGGCGATGTGCTGTTTTTACGCCTCTCCATTCGTGAGGGCATGGCGAAGGGCGCAGGATTTGGCGCCGCGTCGCACGGCGCCGGAACCGCGCGCTCCTACGAGCTGGGTCCGCAGGAGGGCGTGGTGGCAAGCCTGGTGATGATGCTGTCAGGCGTAGTGATGGTGCTGGTTGCGCCGCTAGTGGGCTGGGTGATGTTTTAA
- a CDS encoding Na+/H+ antiporter → MEIFFTILIMTLVVSLSGVVTRVLPFQVPLPLMQIAIGALLAWPTFGLHVEFDPELFLVLFIPPLLFADGWKTPTREFLEHGREILGLALALVLVTVVGIGFLIYWLVPGIPLIPAFALAAVLSPTDAVALSGIVGEGRIPKKIMGILQGEALMNDASGLVSLKFAVAVAMGTMVFTVGGATLEFLKVAIGGILAGFVVSWLYGRSLRFLSRWGGDEPATQIVLLFLLPFASYLIAEHVGVSGILAAVAAGMTITRSGVMRTAPLAMRLRANSTWAMLEFVFNGMVFLLLGLQLPGILETSLVAAEADPNVEIWMLFTDILLIYAALMLVRFGWLWTMQRFSQRFLKKKPMEFGSWSTRELAIASFAGVRGAITLAGVLSIPLLLPDGNVFPARYELVFLSAGVILFSLFVGVIMLPILLRHVEVRDLPQQQKEERLARSATAEVAIVAIQKMEERLAADTQENIDNQLLTEVSSRVIGNLRRRADGRNDVETSMLEEQLERRFRLAALRSERGELYHLRATRQISNETLQKLLHDLDLLEALLIEGE, encoded by the coding sequence ATGGAAATATTCTTCACCATACTCATCATGACCCTCGTGGTCTCGCTCTCCGGGGTTGTAACCCGTGTCTTGCCATTTCAGGTGCCGCTGCCGCTGATGCAGATTGCCATCGGTGCGCTGCTGGCGTGGCCGACCTTCGGCCTTCACGTAGAGTTCGACCCGGAGCTGTTCCTCGTTCTGTTTATTCCGCCGCTGCTGTTCGCCGATGGCTGGAAAACGCCGACCCGCGAATTCCTGGAGCACGGTCGCGAAATCCTTGGCCTCGCCCTTGCGCTGGTGCTGGTGACGGTGGTTGGCATCGGTTTCCTGATTTACTGGCTGGTGCCGGGTATCCCACTGATTCCCGCATTTGCCCTGGCGGCGGTACTGTCGCCAACCGATGCGGTGGCGCTCTCCGGGATTGTCGGTGAAGGGCGCATTCCGAAGAAAATCATGGGCATTTTGCAGGGCGAAGCGTTGATGAACGATGCTTCGGGCCTGGTCTCGCTGAAGTTTGCCGTGGCGGTTGCCATGGGCACAATGGTCTTTACCGTTGGCGGCGCGACGCTTGAATTTTTGAAAGTGGCGATTGGCGGCATCCTGGCCGGTTTTGTGGTCAGCTGGCTGTATGGCCGCTCGCTGCGCTTCCTCAGCCGTTGGGGCGGCGATGAACCGGCAACGCAAATCGTGCTGCTGTTCCTGCTGCCGTTCGCGTCCTATCTGATTGCGGAACACGTCGGCGTTTCCGGCATCCTGGCGGCGGTTGCGGCGGGGATGACCATCACCCGTTCCGGCGTGATGCGTACCGCGCCGCTGGCGATGCGCCTGCGCGCCAACAGCACCTGGGCGATGCTGGAGTTTGTGTTTAACGGCATGGTGTTCCTGCTGTTGGGCCTGCAATTACCCGGCATTCTCGAGACGTCGCTGGTGGCCGCAGAAGCGGACCCGAACGTTGAAATCTGGATGCTGTTTACCGACATTCTGCTGATTTACGCGGCGCTGATGCTGGTGCGCTTTGGCTGGCTGTGGACGATGCAGCGCTTCAGCCAACGCTTCCTGAAGAAAAAACCGATGGAGTTCGGGAGCTGGTCAACGCGCGAGCTGGCCATTGCCTCCTTCGCCGGGGTGCGCGGGGCGATTACTCTCGCCGGTGTGCTCTCCATCCCGCTGCTGCTGCCGGATGGCAACGTCTTCCCGGCGCGTTATGAGCTGGTGTTCCTGTCGGCGGGCGTCATTCTCTTCTCACTGTTTGTCGGGGTGATTATGCTGCCGATTCTGCTGCGCCACGTTGAAGTTCGTGACCTGCCGCAGCAGCAAAAAGAGGAGCGTCTGGCCCGGTCCGCAACGGCGGAAGTGGCGATTGTCGCGATTCAGAAAATGGAAGAACGACTGGCGGCGGATACCCAGGAGAACATTGATAATCAGCTGCTGACGGAAGTCAGTTCCCGCGTTATTGGTAACCTGCGTCGCCGTGCCGATGGGCGTAACGACGTGGAAACCTCAATGCTGGAAGAACAGCTGGAACGTCGTTTCCGCCTGGCGGCGCTGCGTTCAGAGCGCGGGGAGCTGTATCACCTGCGTGCAACGCGGCAGATCAGTAACGAGACGTTGCAGAAACTTCTGCATGACCTTGATTTGCTGGAAGCGCTGTTGATAGAAGGTGAGTAA
- a CDS encoding LacI family DNA-binding transcriptional regulator produces the protein MSITRKRRSTGKVTLADVAQLAGVGTMTVSRALRTPEAVSDKLREKIEAAVQELGYVPNLAASALASASSWTIAMVVPHLGEFGCSEMFAGLQQVLQPAGYQIMLAESQHQPEQEEKLLETLLASNIAAAVLLSVEHSENVRNWLQNASIPVMEIGAVRADPIDMNIGIDHAAAMFELTEMLITRGYQNIGLLCANQEKWVFQQHLQGWYKAMLRHHRSVDRVINAASPPTFSTGAAQLPEFLLAWPELDALVCESDELACGVLYECQRRRIKVPDDLAVVGFGNSDVSRVCQPPLTTMSVPHRKIGADAGKALLARLSDNDWTPKATIASRLCQRDSC, from the coding sequence ATGTCGATAACCCGAAAACGACGCAGTACGGGAAAGGTTACTCTGGCCGATGTCGCCCAACTGGCGGGGGTCGGAACGATGACCGTATCCCGGGCTCTGCGAACGCCCGAGGCGGTATCGGATAAGTTACGCGAGAAAATTGAAGCAGCCGTTCAGGAGCTTGGCTATGTGCCGAATCTGGCGGCCAGCGCGTTGGCTTCCGCCTCATCGTGGACGATCGCGATGGTCGTACCGCATCTTGGCGAATTTGGCTGCTCAGAGATGTTTGCGGGTCTACAGCAAGTGCTACAACCTGCGGGCTATCAAATCATGCTGGCGGAATCTCAGCATCAGCCGGAGCAGGAAGAAAAACTGCTTGAAACTCTGCTGGCGTCTAACATCGCGGCGGCGGTGCTACTGAGCGTTGAACACAGCGAAAATGTACGTAACTGGCTGCAAAATGCGTCTATTCCGGTGATGGAGATTGGCGCGGTGCGTGCCGATCCTATTGATATGAATATCGGCATTGACCATGCCGCTGCGATGTTTGAACTGACCGAAATGCTGATCACACGCGGCTATCAAAACATAGGCTTACTCTGCGCCAATCAGGAAAAATGGGTGTTCCAACAACATCTACAGGGGTGGTACAAGGCGATGCTGCGCCATCACCGCTCTGTGGACCGCGTCATTAATGCGGCATCGCCGCCCACGTTTTCCACCGGTGCGGCGCAGCTTCCGGAATTTTTGCTGGCCTGGCCGGAACTGGACGCGCTGGTGTGTGAATCCGATGAACTGGCCTGTGGCGTGTTGTACGAGTGCCAGCGGCGGCGTATCAAAGTTCCGGACGATTTGGCAGTGGTGGGGTTTGGTAATAGCGATGTCAGCCGGGTGTGTCAGCCGCCTCTCACGACGATGTCTGTGCCGCATCGAAAAATTGGCGCGGATGCCGGAAAAGCGTTATTGGCGCGACTGAGCGACAACGACTGGACCCCGAAAGCGACGATTGCCTCACGGCTGTGCCAGCGAGACAGTTGTTAA
- a CDS encoding transketolase family protein, which yields MIKVAPAGEKDTVEMRKVYAGFIAEQVNSGSEIIALEADLMSSMAMDSVQREFPRHVINCGIMEANVIGTAAGLALTGRKPFVHTFTAFASRRCFDQLFMSLDYQRNNVKVIASDAGVTACHNGGTHMSFEDMGIVRGLAHSVVLEVTDAVMFKDILRQLATLEGFYWVRTIRKQAPTVYQAGSTFTIGKGNVLRDGNDITLIANGIMVAKALEAAEKLSAEGVSAAVIDMFTLKPIDRMLVKNYAEKTGRIVTCENHSIHNGLGSAVAEVLVETCPVPMRRVGVKERYGQVGTQEFLEQEYGLTRDDIIAAARELL from the coding sequence ATGATTAAGGTTGCACCTGCGGGAGAGAAAGACACCGTTGAAATGCGTAAGGTCTACGCCGGGTTTATCGCTGAACAGGTCAACTCAGGTAGCGAGATTATCGCGCTGGAAGCTGACCTGATGAGCTCGATGGCGATGGATAGCGTACAGCGTGAATTCCCCCGCCACGTTATTAACTGCGGGATCATGGAAGCCAACGTGATTGGCACTGCGGCAGGCCTGGCGCTCACCGGGCGAAAGCCGTTCGTCCACACGTTTACCGCGTTCGCCAGCCGTCGCTGTTTCGACCAGTTGTTTATGTCGCTGGATTATCAGCGCAATAACGTCAAAGTCATCGCCTCTGACGCGGGCGTCACCGCTTGCCACAACGGCGGCACGCATATGTCGTTTGAGGATATGGGCATCGTGCGCGGGCTGGCGCACTCCGTGGTTCTGGAAGTCACCGACGCGGTGATGTTTAAAGATATTCTGCGCCAGCTCGCCACGCTGGAGGGTTTCTATTGGGTACGTACCATCCGCAAACAGGCGCCAACGGTTTATCAGGCGGGTTCAACATTCACCATCGGTAAAGGCAATGTTCTGCGCGACGGTAATGACATCACGTTAATTGCCAACGGCATTATGGTGGCGAAAGCGCTGGAAGCGGCAGAAAAGCTTTCTGCTGAAGGGGTGAGCGCCGCCGTTATCGATATGTTTACGCTCAAGCCAATTGACCGCATGCTGGTGAAGAACTATGCCGAGAAAACCGGGAGAATTGTCACCTGCGAAAACCACAGCATTCATAACGGGCTGGGTTCAGCAGTGGCGGAAGTCCTGGTGGAAACCTGCCCGGTGCCGATGCGTCGCGTGGGCGTGAAAGAACGCTATGGTCAGGTAGGCACACAGGAATTTCTGGAGCAGGAGTATGGGTTGACGCGTGATGATATCATCGCGGCGGCAAGGGAACTGCTGTAA
- a CDS encoding LysR family transcriptional regulator yields MDIRTLRYFVEVVRQQSFTRAAEKLFVTQPTISKMLKNLEDELNSTLLIRDGRKLLLTDTGQVVFERGLVILDEFRQLEAELTDINHLNKGQLRLGIPPMVGMMMAGPISLFRQRYPGVELKVSEFGGLTVQQAVMNGELDLAMTALPVEEESGLATLPLFSHPLCVLVPRSGEWLEQTSVSPEQLAAHPLLIYNEDFALSRQLMQLFNQHNVKPRIAVRSGQWDFLAAMVQAGVGVAILPEPICERLDAKTLRWLPLESELHWQLGMIWREGVYLSHSAQAWLKCCEGFWLPKA; encoded by the coding sequence ATGGACATCAGAACGCTGCGCTATTTCGTTGAAGTGGTACGTCAGCAGAGCTTTACCCGCGCGGCGGAGAAACTCTTCGTCACGCAGCCAACTATCAGCAAGATGCTGAAAAACCTGGAAGATGAACTCAACAGCACCCTGCTCATCCGCGACGGGCGCAAATTGCTGCTCACCGATACCGGGCAGGTGGTGTTTGAACGCGGGCTGGTGATCCTCGATGAATTTCGCCAACTGGAAGCCGAACTGACCGATATCAACCATCTCAACAAAGGCCAGTTGCGCCTCGGCATCCCGCCAATGGTTGGCATGATGATGGCCGGCCCTATCAGCCTGTTTCGCCAGCGTTATCCCGGTGTGGAGCTTAAAGTGTCCGAATTCGGCGGGCTAACGGTGCAGCAGGCGGTGATGAACGGCGAGCTTGATTTAGCCATGACCGCGCTGCCGGTAGAAGAAGAGAGCGGCCTTGCGACGTTGCCGCTATTTAGCCACCCGCTTTGCGTGCTGGTTCCCCGTTCCGGCGAGTGGCTGGAACAAACTTCGGTTTCCCCCGAGCAGCTCGCGGCACATCCGTTGCTTATCTATAACGAAGATTTCGCGTTGAGTCGTCAGTTGATGCAGCTGTTTAATCAACATAACGTGAAGCCGCGTATCGCGGTACGCAGCGGGCAATGGGATTTCCTCGCGGCGATGGTCCAGGCGGGCGTCGGCGTGGCGATTTTACCGGAGCCGATTTGCGAAAGGCTGGATGCGAAAACGCTGCGCTGGCTGCCGCTCGAGAGCGAACTCCACTGGCAACTGGGCATGATTTGGCGGGAAGGAGTGTATTTGTCGCACAGCGCCCAGGCGTGGCTGAAGTGCTGCGAGGGGTTTTGGTTGCCGAAAGCGTAG
- a CDS encoding NCS2 family permease, translated as MSTPSARTGGSLDAWFKISARGSSVRQEIVAGLTTFLAMVYSVIVVPGMLGKAGFPPAAVFVATCLVAGVGSIVMGLWANLPLAIGCAISLTAFTAFSLVLGQHISIPVALGAVFLMGVLFTIISATGIRSWILRNLPQGIAHGTGIGIGLFLLLIAANGVGLVIKNPLDGLPVALGHFASFPVIMSLIGLAMIIGLEKLKVPGGILLTIIGVSIVGLIFDPNVHFSGFFAMPSLSDDNGNSLIGSLDIMGALNPIVLPSVLALVMTAVFDATGTIRAVAGQANLLDKDGQIINGGKALTTDSLSSVFSAFVGAAPAAVYIESAAGTAAGGKTGLTAITVGVLFLLILFLSPLSYLVPAYATAPALMYVGLLMLSNVARIDFNDFVDAMSGLITAVFIVLTCNIVTGIMIGFATLVVGRVVSGEWRKLNIGTIVIAVALVAFYAGGWAI; from the coding sequence ATGTCTACGCCTTCAGCGCGTACCGGCGGTTCACTCGACGCCTGGTTTAAAATTTCTGCTCGTGGTAGCTCCGTTCGTCAGGAGATTGTCGCCGGTCTTACCACCTTCCTGGCGATGGTCTATTCCGTCATCGTTGTGCCGGGGATGCTCGGCAAAGCGGGCTTCCCGCCTGCTGCGGTCTTCGTGGCCACCTGCCTGGTGGCGGGCGTCGGCTCCATCGTGATGGGCCTGTGGGCGAATCTGCCGCTGGCTATTGGCTGTGCTATCTCGCTGACCGCGTTCACCGCGTTCAGTCTGGTGCTGGGCCAGCACATCAGTATTCCGGTCGCGCTCGGCGCGGTCTTTCTGATGGGGGTTCTGTTCACCATTATTTCTGCGACCGGCATCCGTAGCTGGATCTTGCGCAATTTGCCGCAGGGCATCGCTCACGGCACCGGTATCGGTATCGGCCTGTTCCTGCTGCTGATTGCGGCGAACGGCGTCGGCCTGGTGATCAAGAACCCGCTGGATGGCTTGCCGGTTGCGCTGGGGCATTTTGCCAGCTTCCCGGTGATTATGTCGCTGATCGGTCTGGCGATGATCATCGGCCTCGAAAAACTGAAAGTGCCGGGCGGCATTCTGCTGACCATCATCGGTGTGTCGATTGTCGGCCTGATTTTTGACCCGAATGTGCACTTCTCTGGTTTCTTCGCTATGCCTTCTCTGAGCGATGACAACGGTAACTCTCTGATTGGCAGCCTGGATATTATGGGCGCGCTGAATCCGATCGTGCTGCCAAGCGTGTTGGCGCTGGTGATGACGGCGGTGTTCGATGCCACCGGCACCATTCGTGCCGTAGCCGGTCAGGCTAACCTGCTGGATAAAGACGGGCAGATCATCAACGGCGGCAAAGCGCTGACCACTGACTCCCTGAGCAGCGTGTTCTCCGCGTTTGTTGGCGCAGCGCCAGCGGCAGTGTATATCGAATCTGCGGCCGGTACGGCGGCGGGCGGCAAAACGGGCTTAACGGCGATCACCGTCGGCGTACTGTTCCTGTTGATCCTGTTCCTCTCTCCGCTCTCTTATCTGGTTCCGGCCTATGCCACCGCTCCGGCGCTGATGTACGTTGGCCTGCTGATGCTGAGCAACGTGGCGCGCATCGATTTCAACGACTTTGTTGATGCGATGTCTGGCCTGATTACCGCCGTTTTCATCGTACTGACCTGTAACATCGTGACCGGCATTATGATTGGTTTCGCGACGCTGGTGGTTGGCCGCGTGGTATCGGGTGAATGGCGTAAGCTGAACATTGGCACCATCGTGATTGCGGTGGCGCTGGTGGCGTTTTATGCGGGCGGCTGGGCAATTTAA
- a CDS encoding PTS sugar transporter subunit IIA, translating into MLNQWLNDTTIALKNEVDSWPQALEICAQPLLESGVIEPGYITAIIQQHQKLGPYYVLAPGLAMPHARPEEGAHGMGLSLLKLQHGVAFGADEFDPVDVIIMLAAPDKHSHIEMISALAELFSSEDDLALLHEAKTLEEIKTIISRF; encoded by the coding sequence GTGCTGAACCAATGGCTGAATGACACCACCATTGCACTAAAAAATGAGGTCGATAGCTGGCCTCAGGCGCTGGAGATTTGCGCTCAGCCGCTGCTTGAGTCGGGCGTAATCGAACCCGGTTACATCACGGCGATAATCCAGCAGCATCAAAAATTAGGCCCCTATTACGTCCTGGCGCCTGGCCTGGCAATGCCGCACGCCCGCCCGGAAGAAGGCGCTCATGGGATGGGATTGTCATTACTGAAATTACAACACGGGGTGGCATTTGGCGCGGATGAATTTGATCCCGTCGATGTGATTATCATGCTCGCGGCCCCCGATAAGCATAGCCATATTGAAATGATTTCTGCGCTTGCCGAGCTTTTTTCCAGCGAAGACGATCTCGCATTGCTTCATGAGGCAAAAACATTAGAGGAGATTAAAACCATTATTTCCCGTTTCTGA
- a CDS encoding CidA/LrgA family protein, which translates to MAEALGRVMPSVLQRLQVPVQVILYAGLFVFAEYLVNWLNLPLPANLVGMVLMLVIVCHIVPLKWVRAGSRWLLAEMLLFFVPAVVAVVNYAQLLMVDGWRIFLVIALSTMMVLGATAWVVDKVYRYELKRMRHE; encoded by the coding sequence ATGGCTGAGGCCTTAGGGCGCGTGATGCCCTCCGTTTTGCAACGTCTTCAGGTGCCGGTGCAGGTCATTCTGTACGCCGGGTTGTTTGTTTTTGCTGAATATCTGGTGAACTGGCTGAATCTGCCGCTCCCCGCCAACCTGGTGGGTATGGTGCTGATGCTGGTGATTGTCTGCCATATTGTGCCGCTGAAGTGGGTACGCGCGGGCTCGCGCTGGCTGCTGGCGGAAATGCTGCTCTTCTTCGTGCCAGCCGTGGTGGCGGTGGTGAATTACGCGCAACTGCTGATGGTCGATGGCTGGCGTATTTTTCTGGTGATTGCGCTCAGCACCATGATGGTGCTCGGCGCGACGGCGTGGGTGGTGGATAAAGTCTATCGCTACGAACTGAAGCGGATGCGCCATGAGTAA
- a CDS encoding transketolase — protein MCDELKRLARDIRVATLKSLTQLGFGHYGGSMSVVETLAVLYGDVMRIDPADPDWPQRDYFVLSKGHAGPALYSTLAIKGYFPMEELATLNQNGTRLPSHPDRLKTRGVDATTGSLGQGISIAAGMALSHKLASRPNRVFCIVGDGELNEGQCWEAFQFIAHHKLNNLLVYIDWNKQQLDGELNDIIAPFDLAEKFHAFGFDVQTVKGDDIAAIQAVTRPVRSGDERPRIVILDSVKGQGVPYLESLSNTHHLRLNDEMREALNESIRQLEAAYD, from the coding sequence ATGTGTGATGAACTGAAAAGACTGGCGCGCGATATTCGCGTTGCCACGCTGAAATCCTTAACCCAGCTCGGTTTTGGCCACTATGGCGGCAGCATGTCGGTGGTTGAGACGCTGGCGGTGCTGTATGGCGATGTGATGCGTATCGACCCGGCCGACCCGGACTGGCCGCAGCGCGACTATTTTGTCCTGTCGAAAGGGCATGCTGGCCCGGCGCTGTATAGCACGCTGGCAATCAAGGGCTATTTCCCCATGGAAGAACTGGCGACGCTTAACCAGAATGGCACACGCCTGCCAAGCCACCCGGACCGGCTCAAAACGCGCGGCGTGGATGCCACCACCGGCTCGCTCGGCCAGGGGATATCCATCGCGGCTGGGATGGCGCTGTCGCATAAACTCGCCAGCCGCCCGAACCGCGTTTTCTGCATCGTCGGCGACGGCGAGCTGAACGAGGGACAGTGCTGGGAAGCATTCCAGTTTATTGCCCATCACAAGCTGAACAACCTGCTGGTGTATATCGACTGGAACAAGCAGCAACTGGACGGCGAACTTAACGACATCATCGCGCCTTTCGATCTTGCAGAAAAATTCCATGCTTTCGGCTTCGATGTACAAACGGTGAAAGGCGACGATATTGCAGCGATTCAGGCCGTCACCCGCCCGGTACGGAGCGGTGATGAGCGTCCCCGCATCGTGATTCTTGATAGCGTGAAAGGACAAGGCGTGCCTTATCTGGAAAGTTTGAGCAACACCCACCATCTGCGCCTGAATGATGAGATGCGAGAGGCGCTGAATGAATCTATTCGCCAACTGGAGGCCGCGTATGATTAA
- a CDS encoding PTS sugar transporter subunit IIB, which produces MKIMAICGSGLGSSFMVEMNIKKVLKKLNIEAEVEHSDLSSATPGAADLFVMAKDIASSASVPESQLVVINNIIDINELETKLSAYFSAQ; this is translated from the coding sequence ATGAAAATAATGGCAATTTGTGGCTCCGGTTTGGGCAGTAGTTTTATGGTGGAAATGAATATCAAAAAGGTGCTGAAGAAATTAAATATTGAGGCGGAAGTCGAGCACTCAGATTTATCTTCGGCAACACCCGGCGCTGCCGATCTTTTTGTGATGGCAAAAGATATTGCCAGTAGCGCCAGCGTGCCGGAAAGTCAGCTCGTCGTCATAAACAATATTATCGATATAAATGAATTAGAAACTAAGCTCAGCGCTTATTTCTCGGCACAATAA